One Triplophysa rosa linkage group LG9, Trosa_1v2, whole genome shotgun sequence genomic window carries:
- the rassf4a gene encoding ras association domain-containing protein 4a, which translates to MDPGKTSYVRLNEKKVIAKSDILSLLKTYNCYHEGKSFQLRLREEEGELIVEGLLNISWGLRRPIRLQMQDDKERFHYSCTGAWSSESSESSRNEDNEQSHLHQFSPEPNNNQISTTSIIAGMDGYDAEEDIPQLLRTRSDASFVNIQRRSKMHNSADSQRIKRHRFSINGHFYNHKTSVFTPSYGSMTNVRVNSTRTTQQVLNLLLNKFRVENKTDDFALYLVHESGERTKLKDTEYPLVSRLLHGPCEKIARIFIMEKDLGEEITYDVAQYIKFEMPVLDSFIKKLREEEDREILKLTRKYSVLRSMILQKLDGISQMNRV; encoded by the exons ATGGATCCTGGCAAGACCAGCTATGTGAGATTAAACGAGAAGAAAGTTATCGCAAA GTCCGATATTTTGTCCCTTTTAAAAACCTACAACTGTTATCATGAGGGGAAAAGTTTCCAGCTTCGCCTTCGAGAG GAAGAGGGCGAGCTGATCGTGGAAGGTTTACTCAACATCTCCTGGGGCCTGAGGAGGCCAATCAGACTCCAAATGCAAGATGACAAAGAGCGCTTTCACTATTCCTGCACAGGAGCGTGGAGCTCGGAGAGCTCCGAGTCCAGCAG GAATGAAGATAATGAACAGAGTCATTTACACCAGTTTTCTCCAGAGCCTAATAACAACCAAATCAGTACCACGTCAATAATAGCTG GTATGGATGGGTATGATGCTGAGGAGGACATCCCTCAACTGCTGAGGACAAGAAGTGATGCTAGTTTTGTAAACATCCAAAGAAGATCCAAAATGCACAACTCTGCAGATTCACAGAGGATTAAAAGACATCGCTTTTCCATCAACGGACATTTCTACAACCACAAG ACATCTGTTTTTACTCCATCGTATGGATCGATGACTAATGTCCGAGTGAACAGCACTAGAACAACGCAGCAAGTTCTGAACCTTCTCCTTAATAAGTTTCGG GTAGAGAACAAGACTGATGATTTTGCCCTCTACCTAGTCCATGAATCGGGAG AGAGAACAAAACTAAAAGACACAGAATACCCTCTGGTGTCTCGTCTGTTGCATGGTCCTTGTGAGAAAATCGCCAGAATATTTATTATGGAAAAGGACCTTGGAGAAGAGATTACATACGAT gtTGCGCAATATATAAAGTTTGAAATGCCTGTTTTGGACAGTTTCATCAAGAAATTGAGAGAAGAGGAAGACAGAGAGATTTTAAAGCTGACCAGGAA aTACAGTGTCCTGAGGTCCATGATATTGCAGAAATTAGATGGCATCTCTCAGATGAATCGTGTGTAA
- the LOC130559543 gene encoding uncharacterized protein LOC130559543, which translates to MKLTAFALLTFSIFLTVKSQYVPKTCQCPKVLKRVQVPFSDFTVSPKGPNCFKDEIIVTLQKNKSLVCLSPDGKQGKRLMTCWQKNGKNSTRCLRRQKRRQNKRRQAKSKKGIS; encoded by the exons ATGAAGCTGACAGCCTTTGCTTTGCTGACGTTCAGCATCTTTCTAACAG TAAAGAGTCAGTATGTTCCAAAGACCTGCCAGTGTCCAAAGGTACTAAAAAGAGTTCAAGTCCCATTTTCTGATTTCACCGTGAGCCCAAAAGGACCTAACTGCTTCAAAGATGAGATCAT agTCACACTACAGAAGAACAAAAGTCTTGTGTGCCTCAGTCCAGATGGAAAACAGGGCAAGAGACTGATGACGTGTTGGCAAAA GAATGGCAAAAACAGCACAAGATGTTTACGCCGACAAAAACGGAGACAAAATAAGAGAAGGCAAGCCAAGTCCAAGAAAGGcatctcttaa